tctggtattttaaattttgtgtgaGAAACAGAATGATGACAGGTAGATGGGATGTATGGGACACTGGGTTTGAGTGAGCCCTAGGCGTGTCCTGCCAAAAGGCCCCAAGCCTCCGTGGAACGCTCTTGTACCTGAGAAGTCCTGCAGAAGAGGAGCCGCAGGCTCCTTAGGGGAAGAAATGTTCATTCTGCAGCGCACACTGGGTAATTGGAGCAGAAGGAGGGCCATTAGACCCTAGTATCTGTGTCTGCGCCTAGGGGTGGAGAGAGTGGTGTCTGCTGGGAGCACAGCGGGGCTCAGGGGCTTTTGAGTCCAGGAAAGGTGATCTTCACTCCAGCCTGCTTCTTGGGACCAGGTGAGGCTTCAAGCTCTGAGGAAGAGCCTCCATCCCCAGATGATAAAGAGAACCAGGCCCCGAAACGGACCGGCCCACATCTGCGCTTCGAGATCAGCAGTGAGGATGGGTTCAGTGTGGAGGCAGAGAGCTTGGAGGGTGAGTTTGaggggtgcagtggcaggaggGGGAGAGTGTCCATAAAACACCATCCTGACTCAGCCCTGGCTCTGCTGTCTCCCCAGGGGCGTGGAGAACTCTGATCGAGAAAGTGCAAGAGGCCCGAGGGCATGCCCGACTCAGACATCTCTCCTTTAGTGGTAAGGAGTGGGCCCCGCAGGGGGCTGGGGACTGGATGTCTCCCTGAGGGCACCATGGGCCCTCCACATGACAGGTATGTCCTCAACATCTCCTCTCAGGAATGAGTGGGGCGAGACTCCTGGGCATCCACCACGATGCTGTCATCTTCCTGGCCGAGCAGCTTCCTGGAGCCCAGCGTTGCCAGCACTATAAGTTCCGTTACCACCAGCAGGGAGAGGGCCAGGAGGAGCCGCCCCTGAATCCCCATGGGGCTGCTCGGGCAGAGGTCTATCTCCGGTGAGAGGTCTAGGGTGTGATGCCTGGGTCAGGATGCTCCTATGAGAGCTCTTGAGGGTGGGACCTAACTgtgtagttatatatttatatactgtatatatactatatatttatatatatatgtggaggTTGGAAACTAAGGCCTGGGGAGGAGACACTAGGTCACTTCAAGAGTTatttctaggccgggcgtggtggctcaagcctgtaatcccagcactttgggaggccgagacgggcggatcacgaggtcaggagatcgagaccatcctggctaacacggtgaaaccccgtctctacttaaaaatacaaaaaactagccgggcgaggtggtgggcgcctgtagtcccagctactcaggaggctgaggcaggagaatggcgtgaacccgggaggcggagcttgcagtgagctgagatccggccattgcactccagcctgggcggcagagcgagactccgtctcaaaaaaaaaaaaaaaaaaaaaaagttatttctagaGTTGGCCatgctcagtggctcacgcctgtaatcccaccactttgggaggctgaggcaggaggatcgcatgagcccagggttcgagaccagcgtgggcaacatggcaaaaccgcatctgtaaaataaaaatttaaagaagaattatttCTAGAGCTGACATAAGAATGAACCCCACCCATTTCCCTGTTAGCCCTGTCTTCAATAGTATATTCCTCCTTCCCCTGCTCCCACCTGCAGGAAGTGCACCTTTGACATGTTCAACTTCCTGGCCTCCCAGCACCGGGTGCTCCCTGAGGGGGCCACCTGTGACGAGGAAGAGGATGAGGTGCAGCTCAGGTCAACCAGGTATGGAGTGTGAGCTGGGGGGCAGGTGGTGGTCTGGAAGGGTCTTAGAGAGTGAGCACGGGTGAGAGAGGTCTTTCTgagcaccagcctgggtgaccctgcTGTCCCTCACCAGACGTGCCACCAGCCTGGAGCTGCCCATGGCCATGCGCTTTCGTCACCTTAAGAAGACGTCCAAAGAAGCTGTGGGTGTCTACAGGTGAGTGGGGTTGGGGGGGAGGATGCCCCTTGGGTGGATGGACAGGTGCACTGGGTAGGGGGTACTGCCTGGTTTCTGTCCCCCTGCCCCCTGAGTTCCCTGTTTGTCCTGCCCTGCAGATCAGCCATCCACGGGCGAGGCCTGTTCTGTAAGCGCAACATCGATGCAGGGGAGATGGTCATCGAGTACTCCGGCATCGTCATCCGCTCCGTGCTGACTGACAAGCGGGAGAAGTTCTACGATGGGAAGGTGGGCTCCCAGTGGCCGTGGGAAGACAGTGGGTGAAGCGAGCCTGTCCACAGGGACAGAGCAtctgatcttcccacctcatcccTGCAGGGCATCGGGTGCTATATGTTCCGCATGGATGACTTTGATGTAGTGGACGCCACGATGCATGGCAATGCCGCCCGCTTCATCAACCACTCTTGTGAGCCCAACTGCTTCTCTCGGGTCATCCACGTGGAGGGCCAGAAACACATTGTCATCTTCGCCCTGCGCCGCATCCTGCGTGGTGAGGAGCTCACCTACGACTACAAGTTCCCCATCGAGGATGCCAGCAACAAGCTGCCCTGCAACTGTGGCGCCAAGCGCTGCCGTCGGTTCCTTAACTGAGGCCGTGGTTGCCCACCACGACCCCTCACACCTCCTGCTGCCGTCGCTGCCATCTTGCCCCTAGCCTGGGggccccccagcccctcccagagcATCTCACCCCCATCCTCATGTTCAGGGTGGATGTGGGCATGCAGGCGACAAGGGCCCTGCCTCCACCCCTCCAGCCCACCCAGCAATCGCCCCCTTTCTGCCCTGGGGGCCCAGGATGTAGATATTGTACAAAGGTTTCTAAATCCCTTCTTTTCTATGCACTTTTTTATTTAAGAGGTGGGGTCCCAGGTGGGAACCCCCCCACAATAAAGTCTGTCAATGTTTGGAGAGGTGGTCTTCCCATTTGTAGGGTATGGGGGCAGGTAGGAACCCCACTTCTACACACCCACCCATCATAAGCCAAGGAAGTTCATCAGCCTCAACAGATAGGTGAGGCCATCATTGAGAATTAGAAGTCAGCCGTGGGGTCTGTTACGGCTTCAGAACAACACAGAACACAGCACGTGTCTGTAGCAGGGCTGTTGCCCAGAGGGGATTCTGGTGGCCCAGAGGTACCTGGGGTCAACCCTTCCACATGTGGCCCTGTTTGTATGTTAGATTAGGCCCTTCTAGGGCAAAGAGCAGTGAGGATAGCTGTTGGGTCTTTGCCTAATTAGGATTGTACTTCAAGAAGTACTTCAGTGCTAATTGTATACTGGGCTTAGTAGTCAACAAAGTTCTTTATTGAGTGTTAAGCCCAACAAACCCCAGATCAGCCAAGCTTGGACAGCACCCGCAATGCATCTGCCCgccctagctgggcgaggtgtgTGCCAAGCTggcccagagaggcagagggCTCCCTTGCTACCACCATCTCAATCAGAGCCCGCAGCGGTGAGCGACTCGGCCGCAGCGAATAGGCAAAGGTGGACCAGGCAGCAGGCAGCCCATATCTCGCGGCCAGGTGTCGAGTAGTGCCATGGGCCATGCCCCCACCTGGCCCAGGCTCAGGGTCCAGCAGTACAATCAGCTCTTCCAGCACCTCCAGCTCATCCAGGAGGCGAGACAGGGGCTGTGACCCCAGACCGGGCAGTTCTGGAAGAAAGGGGAAGGGTAAAGGGGAGGAAGGGTGGGCGACCAGTCCACCTTCCCCGCCCCGGGGCTCCTCCAAGACTAACCCCTGCTCAGAAGTGGAAGTAGAGAGGCCTTCCATGTGTCCCCTGTCTCCAGGGCGCCTGGGGAGGACAGATGCGAGGAGGAAGGGGCGTGGGTGTTGGGGACTCCGCAGACCAAGCCAGGATAGGGATAGGGGTCGGCTTTCTCCTTGGGCCGGCAGAGGTGCCAGAGCAGAATGAACAGGAGGATCGCTATCACCGCCAAGGTCAGGAGCAGGACCAGCACCAACAGCGGGAGGAAAGTCGGCAAGGCCTGCTGAGGGATGGGCTCAGGGGTCCTCCAGGCAATGGAACTTGCTGGTGAGCTGCGCTCCTGGGAGCTAGGGCCGCCTGGGTTTCCAGTTGTGAGGGGGCAGGGCCCCTTGGCAGGGACCGGCCTCTGGGGATAAGGGGTTGGAGTAAAGCTGGAGGCCACACTCCACTCCTGCCCGCTCCCAAACTTTCCATCTTTATACCCTTTAATGGGGCCACATCCCATCTGACATGGTACCTGATAAGGTAGTTGGGCCCCGCAAGGCCCAACTACCTTAACCTAGGAGCTCCCGACCCCTGCAGGCCAGTCACCTCCCGAAACCACGGCCCCACCCCTTACGTGGGGCTACGCCCTTTCCCTACATCTAGGCCCCCCACCTCCGGCACGCCCTTGCCCGGCCGGGAGTCCCATCCGCACCTCTCTGCAGCGCCTCAGAGTTCTGCCCCCGCCCGCGGCGGGAGTAGGGGTCACGGCTCCGCCGCCGCAGGGGCTACATAGCTCCGCACCGTCGGGGTTGCACTGCCCAGAAGAACACTCTCGGAACGGGAGCGTTACGAAATCGCCGTGGTCATTGAGCCCGCAGTTTTCCCGGAACTCATAGTCTAGCGGGACAGCTGCTCTCCAGCGCGGCCGTCTAGCCCGCCCCTGCTCAGCAACGCCCTCTCCCCTCGCCCTATCCCAGCGTGCCCCGCCCCTCCAGGACGCTCCCAGCCTATCAGCGTGCGCTCCGCTCCTGTCACTTTTCTCCGGGCTCGCCTTTTCATTCCCCGCCTGCTCGGCTCCGAGCTCCGCCCACTCCCGGTTTATCTACATAAAGCCCACCCTTTCCACCGCGCCCCTATCCCGCCTCTCCAGTCATATCCCTTCGCTGTTGCCTTGCGGTAGCCCGCACTATCTGCACAGGCTCTGCCTGCCATCCCTGTGTGATCTACATAAGGCCCACCGCTTAGACCCCTAAGCAAGACTCTCTGGCCCGTAGCCCACAGACCTCACGCCTTCCCCGCTCCCTATCACCTGCAAACTCCCAAGCAAGGCTGGGTCTCGGATTCTCACCCGGGCAGGGGGGCGGCCCGAAGCGATGCAGGCAGCTGCTGCAGCACTTGTTGTCTGGGTTCCAGTATTCAAGGCGGCCGCAGTACTGGGAGGCTTCCGGCAGTGACGCCAGAGCCAGAAGCAGCAAGGCCGTCAGGAGGCATCGTCCAGGCCCCATCTGGGGGGCCGTGATAGCGGGACCTCCAAACACAGAGCCTCTGCCACACTTTCCGGGGAAACCGAGCAGAAGAAAGGACGCGATGATGTCGGGGAACAGAATTCCCACGCCTCTTCGGAAGCCGGGAATCTACCCTCGAGTCCCCATCCCCCAACTGAGCCGGTTATCAGAGAAGCCCACAAAGCCAAAAGGGGACTAAGAGAGAGCACTGCGGATCTAGATTGCAAGAATGCATATCCCACCTCTGCCATTTCCTCACCCACCCACCTTCCCTTTTCCATCCCTAAAATGAGACAATAATAGCAGCTGTCTCATAGGGTTATTGTGGAGAATTAGAACCGTTATTAGAAGTAAagcaggggctgggtgcggtggctcatgcctgtaatcccaacacttcgggaggccaagacaggaggaccacttgagcccaggagttcgagagatcagcctggacaacaaaatgaaaccccgtctcttaaaaaaaaaaaaaaaaaaaaaaaaaagcaaagcactttgccaagtgcagtggctcacatatgtagtccctgctactagggaggccaaggtgggaggattgcttgagccacaaattatagaccagcctgggcaatacagtaagacctcatctctaaaaacaaaaccaaaaaaactggctgccgggcgcagtggctcacgcctgtaatcccaacactttgggaggccaaggtgggtggatcacctgaagtcagtagttcaaaaccagcttggcctacatggtgaaacgctgtttctattaaaaatacaaaattagctgggcgtgatagcgcatgcctgtaaattccagctacttgggaggctgaggcaggagaattgcttgaatctgggaggtggaggctgcagtgagctgaaatcgtgccattgcactccagcctgggcaacaagagtgaaactcttttttttttttttttgagatggagtctccctctgtcgcccaggctggagagcagtggccggatctcagctcactgcaagctctacctcccgggttcatgccattctcctgcctcagcctcctgagtagctggaactacaggcgcccgccacctcgcctggctagttttatgtattttttagtagagacggggtttcactatgttagccaggatggtctcggcctcccaaagtgctgggattacaggcttgagccactgagcccggccaagagtgaaactctttaaaaaaaacaaaacaaacaagctaaAGTGCTGGAAATAGCACCTCACATATAGTAAACTCAATGTTTAAGTGTAAGGCATTACTCACTCCCATCTCAATTTGGCAGGGACGGAGGAGACAGCCCTGTACTGACTGAGACCACCTCCcagcacctcacctcacctcaccttcCAATCCTCATCTCCTTGGGGCTAGGACTCCTCCCACCTGCCACAACCAGGTCTCTCCCCCTTGAATAAGCCTCAGATGGAGGTGCTAAGGTTTTCAGCACAAAGGTGTCCCCACCCTACCAGTACCGTTAGGGTCCTGGGTCCCAAGCTGCCCGTGCCAAGTTCCTCAGCTGAAGTTGTGGCCGGGACCCAGTCTTGTTTCCCCTTTTCGTCACATGTGTGGGTGGAGGGAAATGCCAAACCACAGCAAAAGCAAGTTGATACCGAAGCAAAACACAGAGCTTTATCAAGACAAGGGTGGTAGAAGAAAGTCTCCATGCTGAACAGATTACATTATGGAGCCCAGGAGCCTGGGAAAGATGGGCCAGGAGAGTGAAGGGGGCTTTGAGGAGAGGTCCTGCCAGAAATATTTGTCCCTGTCCGGGGTGAAGGGTAAGAGGGTAAGGGGGCCAGGGCCTCAGAAGCGGCCATGCCGGTGATCAGGGGAACGCCGACGGTTCCCCTCTCGGGGACAGTGGCTAGTATGGAACCTCGGGGGTGACCTgggaataggagtgttgagagttAGGTTAGAATGCTGAGGAGTGGTGCAGAGATCCTGCAGGCCTGCCTCTCTGCTCTgggatgaggcaggagggtgCTGAAATAACTAGAGTTCTAAGACATGGCCTCAGTGGCCAGCATCGGGGTACTCAGTGGCCAGTATCAGGCCAGGCTAGTCGTGGATTAGGGGTTCAGGCTGGTTTGGGGATTGGGACTTAGGTACTGGTCTCCAGATGGGGCTCAGAACTACTCTTAGGGTGTAAGAGTCTTGGGaatgaccaggcgcggtggctcacgcctgtaatccccacactttgggaggccaagatgggtggattacctgaggtcaggagttcgacaccagcctggccaacatggtgaaaccccgtctctactaaaaatacaaaaattagccaggcgtggtggtgggcacctgtaatcccagctacttggaaggctgagaaaggggaattgcttgaacctgggaggcagaggttgcagtgagccgagaccgtgcctttgcactccagcctagggaagaagagcaaaactccgtctcaaaaaaaaaaaaaaaggccgggcgcggtggctcaagcctgtaatcccagcactttgggaggccgagatgggcggatcacaaggtcaggagatcgagaccatcctggctaacatggtgaaaccccgtctctactaaaaatacaaaaaactagccgggcgaggtggcgggcgcctgtagtcccagctactcgggaggctgaggcaggagaatggcgtaaacccgggaagcggagcttgcagtgagctgagatccggccactgcactccagcctgggcgacagagcgagactccgtctcaaaaaaaaaaaaaaaaaaaagagtcagccaggagtggtggctcacacctgtaatcccagcactttgggagagtgaggcaggtggatcacgaggttaggagttcagaccagcctggccatgatggtgaaaccccgtctctactaaaaatacaaaaattagacgggcatggtggcaggcacctgtaatcccagctacttgggaggctgaggcagagaattgcttgaacctgggaggcagaggttgcagtgagccaagatcatgccactgcactccaggccgggcgacagagcgagtctccatctcaaaaaaaaaaaaaaaaaaaaaagagtcttgggAACGTTGTTACTAGGGCTTAGGGTCAGGCTCATCTGAGGATATAGGGGCCTTAGGACATGAGGAGACATAGCAGGCTGGTCCTGAGGTACCTGCGCCTGGGTCCCCGCCCATAGAGCTGCCTCCGGAGGTTCTGGGAAATGGGCCGCAGATGCATGAAGTTGCAGAAGCCACCTCGGGTACATTCCCTGCGTAGAGAGATGGAGGAGGCCATTGTCACTGACAGTCCCTACCACACATTCGAAGTCTGGGATTCCAAGTGCCCATCCCACCCTTGAACTACCATACCCCATCTCATACTGGCGACAGCATGACTCCCGAAAGTCAGTGACAGGAGACAGTTCAGCGTGCACAGCCTGCCCATTGAACCAGCGGTTATTGAGTTCAGCCACGGCCCGCTCTGCATCCTCTTCCCGCCGGAACTGCAGGAAACGTCAGTCGGGGTCAGCAGGAGAACTCAGAGATCTTCAGGGTACTCATTAGCAGCTCTGGGGCTGGACTGGATTTAGTGATGAACTTCAAGCTGAGAGCCTTCAGTGGTCACCATCAGGCATTGAAATGCCTCCATCTCTGGGCCCTAAGTGGGGGACAGCAAGCACCTTGACATAGACGTTGCCCACGAGGTGGTCCCCAAGGTCGTCGCACATATTCATCTCTTCAATCTCCCCATACTTCTCCTGCAATTCTGTGAACACCTCCTGTGGAAGACGGAGAGGAACTCAGCTGAGCTCCCACAAGAAACCCAACCTACCCCTGCCAACCCTCACCTCGAAGAAGCTATCATAGTGCTCCTGCACCTCCACGTCGCTCACATGACCTGGGGGAGGGGGGTAGGGTGGAATCAGGGCGTAGCCTACTGAGGACTATTCACCTTGCCCCCAGGTCTGGTCCCTTACTCACAGTGTGATCCGTCTGCAGTTTGGGCTGTATTCTGTGGATTCCGGTACAGGTTGAGCAACACTATGGTCTGCACAGAATTTAAAAGGGGCGGGGCCTGAGCTCAGAGGGCAGGGCTGCATGCAAAGAGAGTGAGGCATGAAGGTTGGGGGTGGAACCTTGCACCCCAGCCTAAGCATGGTGAGTGCATCGGCGATCCTTTTCCCCTAAGAAACCAGAAACGGGATGGAGGGGACTGACAAGGACGAACAGCCGCGGTGTGTAGGGTGTACGCAGGGGGGCGCGACCAAGTTCCCAGGAGACGGGCAGGAAGACTGGTGGGAGGAGCCTGCAGAAAGGTCCAATCAGAAAAAAAGCCGGGCGGTAGGGAGGGCCTCAGGAACTCGGAATAGGCGGGACATGGTGACTACGGCCCCAGAAGAGGAAGGGCCAAGGAGGCGTTAACTCCAGAAGCTCCGTGCCGGGTCTCACCTGGCTGAATGTCGGCTTGTTGTGAAGCCGGGAGCACCGGTCTCCGTGCCGGCAGGCCCCGATCTTAAAGTAAAAAGAGCAGTTAACCCTGGAAGAGGTGCAAAGACAGAGGTGAACCGAGGGCTGGGGAGGCGGGACACCCCAGAAACACCGCCCCACCACCCAGGACCCCAGTACCCCGGCCTCGACCCCCCGAGAGTCCACTCCCAGCGCCCGTTCTCACTTGTCCTTCTCAGTTCCGAATATCGAAGCTAAATATTCACCCATTTTTACCCAAGCCCTCCAGTTCTGGCTGCTCTTACATCACTTCCGTTGCTTAGGAGCGCTGGGAAGTGTAGTTCGTTGCTCCCTCCAGGCGCTTACCAAGCTCTCGGAAACGCCCCAGGGCGCTTGCGCGTGGGAGACGCGCGACTCCCCGGCAGGAATTCTCTCAACGACGCATGCGTGCAGTGTTGCCTCGCCCAAAGAAGACTACAATCTCCAGGGAAACCTGGGGCATCTCGCGCATACGTCCGTAACTGAAAGTGGCTAAGGCATCCCAGCCGGAGGAAGTGAGCTCTCCCGGTAAGTTGGGGGTCGTTTCGCCCACCCTAGTAAATATAAAGAGCTCTTTAATCCAGCCAGCTTGCTAGTGGGGGCGGGGATGCTCTGCTTTTAGCAAACCCACCTTTACATTTATCTCTGATTTGTTGTAATAGGGGCGTGGTTGTTCGTGATCCTTGCATCTGTTACTTAGGGTCAAGGCTTGGGTCTTGCCCCGCAGACCCTTGGGACGACCCGGCCCCAGCGCAGCTATGAACCTGGAGCGAGTGTCCAATGAGGAGAAGTTGAACCTGTGCCGGAAGTACTACCTGGGTAAGGGCAGATCACTAGGGTCCCAGGAAAAGAGAGGGGACTGGACTAGAGCACCCGAGGGAAGAGGGCCTCGGGGC
The sequence above is drawn from the Macaca thibetana thibetana isolate TM-01 chromosome 19, ASM2454274v1, whole genome shotgun sequence genome and encodes:
- the IGFLR1 gene encoding LOW QUALITY PROTEIN: IGF-like family receptor 1 (The sequence of the model RefSeq protein was modified relative to this genomic sequence to represent the inferred CDS: substituted 1 base at 1 genomic stop codon), which encodes MGPGRCLLTALLLLALASLPEASQYCGRLEYWNPDNKCCSSCLHRFGPPPCPDYEFRENCGLNDHGDFVTLPFRECSSGQCNPDGAELCSPCGGGAVTPTPAAGGGRTLRRCRERPVPAKGPCPLTTGNPGGPSSQERSSPASSIAWRTPEPIPQQALPTFLPLLVLVLLLTLAVIAILLFILLWHLCRPKEKADPYPYPGLVCGVPNTHAPSSSHLSSPGALETGDTWKASLLPLLSRELPGLGSQPLSRLLDELEVLEELIVLLDPEPGPGGGMAHGTTRHLAARYGLPAAWSTFAYSLRPSRSPLRALIEMVVAREPSASLGQLGTHLAQLGRADALRVLSKLGXSGVCWA
- the U2AF1L4 gene encoding splicing factor U2AF 26 kDa subunit isoform X5, which codes for MGEYLASIFGTEKDKVNCSFYFKIGACRHGDRCSRLHNKPTFSQEVFTELQEKYGEIEEMNMCDDLGDHLVGNVYVKFRREEDAERAVAELNNRWFNGQAVHAELSPVTDFRESCCRQYEMGECTRGGFCNFMHLRPISQNLRRQLYGRGPRRRSPPRFHTSHCPREGNRRRSPDHRHGRF
- the U2AF1L4 gene encoding splicing factor U2AF 26 kDa subunit isoform X3, whose translation is MDRGLPARRPVLPASQQADIQPGHVSDVEVQEHYDSFFEEVFTELQEKYGEIEEMNMCDDLGDHLVGNVYVKFRREEDAERAVAELNNRWFNGQAVHAELSPVTDFRESCCRQYEMGECTRGGFCNFMHLRPISQNLRRQLYGRGPRRRYLRTSLLCLLMS
- the U2AF1L4 gene encoding splicing factor U2AF 26 kDa subunit isoform X4 is translated as MVNCSFYFKIGACRHGDRCSRLHNKPTFSQEVFTELQEKYGEIEEMNMCDDLGDHLVGNVYVKFRREEDAERAVAELNNRWFNGQAVHAELSPVTDFRESCCRQYEMGECTRGGFCNFMHLRPISQNLRRQLYGRGPRRRYLRTSLLCLLMS
- the U2AF1L4 gene encoding splicing factor U2AF 26 kDa subunit isoform X1; its protein translation is MGEYLASIFGTEKDKVNCSFYFKIGACRHGDRCSRLHNKPTFSQTIVLLNLYRNPQNTAQTADGSHCHVSDVEVQEHYDSFFEEVFTELQEKYGEIEEMNMCDDLGDHLVGNVYVKFRREEDAERAVAELNNRWFNGQAVHAELSPVTDFRESCCRQECTRGGFCNFMHLRPISQNLRRQLYGRGPRRRYLRTSLLCLLMS
- the U2AF1L4 gene encoding splicing factor U2AF 26 kDa subunit isoform X2, whose translation is MVNCSFYFKIGACRHGDRCSRLHNKPTFSQTIVLLNLYRNPQNTAQTADGSHCHVSDVEVQEHYDSFFEEVFTELQEKYGEIEEMNMCDDLGDHLVGNVYVKFRREEDAERAVAELNNRWFNGQAVHAELSPVTDFRESCCRQYEMGECTRGGFCNFMHLRPISQNLRRQLYGRGPRRRYLRTSLLCLLMS